A segment of the Staphylococcus ratti genome:
AAATTAGCATCTGAATATAACGTTTGTAGGGCTTCGTGTGAGAGTGTCATCCCTTCATTATTTCCAATCGTAGCAATATCACAATCGGCATCATTTAACAATGCCACATTACGTTTCCCCATCGTCCCTTCTGTTACAGGTAAAGACAAATCAACGTGATCACCAATATCAATGTAAAGCGAAGGATGACCTAATAATGAGCGATAATCTGCCATATAACGTGCGATACGTTGATACTCATGCAAATGACTATGTATATCGTTAGTATGATAAATTGTGATACGCATATACCTCTCTCCTTATCCTGCTATTGTTTGAAAAATTAAGTACATGCCTAACGCCAACATGACGATACGCAAAATTAAAACAATGACATCTGATTTTATCGCTTTATTAACTTTCACACCAATTTGCGCACCAATGTAGCTAGAAATAATTAATACAATACCATACCCCCATACGACATGGTTTAAAAGAATGTGACCGATTGAACCAGCTAAGCTCGAAAAGAATATCATCATCATACTTGTCCCTACCGCAACATGTGGTGGAAAACGGAAAACGAGCAACATTAATGGTGTCATTAATGCCCCTCCGCCGATACCAAATAAACCTGAAGTAAGACCAATAATAAAAGAAGCAATGATAGCAATATACGGTACTACGCCGTATTCATAATGGACACCATGTGCATCTACAAAATGCTTCATATATTCGGGTTTCTGAAAGGCTTTAATGGGAGGAATTTTATGTCTCATCATGAGTAACATTGCGACAAAAATTAAAAATATACCAAAATAAAAATTAAATGAATCTATCGTCAAATAGCGACTTAAATAAGCACCTATAAAAGCACCAGGTAAAATACCCACTAAAAAAATAAGGCCATTTTTAACATCGACTTGCTTCACTTTCAAATAACCTAATGTAGACGAAAGACCTGTCGCAATAAGAATGATTGAAGAAGTTCCTATTGCGGTTTGAGGGGTAATGCCTTGCAGTAATCCTTGCGTCATTCCAAAATAAATCAATGTCGGGACGATAATGATGCCTCCACCAATACCTACTAATGACCCGATGATTGCTGAAACTAACCCAATAATGATTAATAACGCTATACTCATCACATTACCTCCTTATTAAAAAAGTTTAAGTTGTTGTAGTGCGA
Coding sequences within it:
- a CDS encoding sulfite exporter TauE/SafE family protein, encoding MSIALLIIIGLVSAIIGSLVGIGGGIIIVPTLIYFGMTQGLLQGITPQTAIGTSSIILIATGLSSTLGYLKVKQVDVKNGLIFLVGILPGAFIGAYLSRYLTIDSFNFYFGIFLIFVAMLLMMRHKIPPIKAFQKPEYMKHFVDAHGVHYEYGVVPYIAIIASFIIGLTSGLFGIGGGALMTPLMLLVFRFPPHVAVGTSMMMIFFSSLAGSIGHILLNHVVWGYGIVLIISSYIGAQIGVKVNKAIKSDVIVLILRIVMLALGMYLIFQTIAG